A genomic stretch from Setaria italica strain Yugu1 chromosome VII, Setaria_italica_v2.0, whole genome shotgun sequence includes:
- the LOC101765084 gene encoding uncharacterized protein LOC101765084 isoform X2 produces the protein MQPPPRTPVAPRASTPRRGMPPSLLSPSYSRRAFPATAASAAAAASAASDLDAAERPCVTMFEWWLTRVEGDDRKIAVGGLFERNQTVQEFAPATITKRYETCVVETEDGIVLLIRGSLNVSRTIANGYSSKVCENFMIGFPCWWQSCNLLYPKETGTGNSEVDSTRFYLEKFQLGERFHSHGTSLLSELLNSVRSYSRNDAAFQKSSHLPNGAPRFEEYTGDGDIAINENAAASNDDRERHEAACNEVYNVDMHMTACRALRERDGGYIDTHASLVLTVECPNDAANKEADSATPTSTCDQRKAQHVALSKKAASKQNEDVPTSVCLDVQNSYLPNRTPRFEEYTCDGDIATNENAAASNDDRERDEAVCNEVDNVEIHLTVDRALTERDDGDIDINASLVLTMECTNDASNEEADNALSTSDQRTPVISLKTQGCWEKTGHVALNKKAAVDEGMPTSVCLDVQNSSYLSNETTRLEKNTCIGDTPTNEGAAALNDNSERCTSVLEEVNSVETSFIVGSVTRERGHDDVATNVSLTPTVECTNDAVNEGVDNTSLLGCKTTPVASLKSQGCQEKQQHIPSNEKPSGPPKKQRSALEKLRGATRSPLTSPVPYAHDSPLTRGRTTSLSMSTPESLKLRKTRSGRVVVPTLDKGCQRIVYDMDGAIVGVVGLDSPSPKGSKLETNARKKKNAEPAVAASYKLKTYARKKRRAE, from the exons ATGCAGCCGCCCCCGCGGACCCCCGTTGCGCCGCGGGCGTCGACCCCTCGCCGGGGCATGCCGCCGTCGCTGCTCAGCCCGTCCTACTCCCGGCGCGCgttccccgccaccgccgcctccgccgccgccgccgcctccgccgccagcgACCTAGACGCCGCCGAGCGCCCCTGC GTCACGATGTTCGAGTGGTGGCTGACGAGAGTGGAAGGGGACGACCGGAAGATCGCCGTCGGGGGCTTATTTGAAAG GAACCAAACAGTCCAGGAGTTCGCTCCTGCAACCATTACAAAGCGCTATGAGACTTGTGTTGTTGAAACTGAAGATGGAATTGTACTTCTCATCCGTGGCTCACTCAATGTTTCGCGAACGATCGCCAATGGATATTCGAGTAAG GTCTGTGAAAACTTCATGATCGGATTTCCATGCTGGTGGCAAAGTTGCAACCTGCTTTATCCCAAGGAGACAGGCACTGGCAACTCAGAAGTGGATTCAACTCGATTTTACTTGGAGAAATTTCAACTGGGGGAACGCTTCCATTCACATGGAACATCTTTGCTCAGCGAACTTCTTAACAGTGTTAGGAGTTACTCACGCAATGATGCTGCCTTCCAAAAATCTTCGCATTTGCCAAATGGAGCACCAAGATTTGAGGAATACACTGGTGATGGTGATATTGCTATAAATGAAAATGCTGCTGCCTCAAATGACGACAGAGAAAGACATGAAGCTGCATGTAATGAGGTGTATAATGTGGATATGCACATGACTGCATGCAGAGCTTTAAGAGAAAGAGATGGTGGTTACATTGATACTCATGCATCTTTAGTGCTCACTGTGGAGTGTCCTAATGATGCAGCCAATAAAGAAGCAGACAGTGCTACACCCACGAGTACAT GTGATCAGAGAAAAGCACAGCAtgttgcactgagtaagaaggcAGCATCTAAACAAAATGAAGATGTGCCAACTTCGGTTTGTTTAGATGTGCAAAACTCCTATCTTCCAAATAGAACGCCAAGGTTTGAGGAATACACTTGTGATGGTGATATTGCAACAAATGAAAATGCTGCTGCCTCAAATGATGATAGAGAAAGAGATGAAGCTGTATGTAATGAGGTGGATAATGTGGAAATACACTTGACTGTTGACAGAGCTTTAACAGAAAGAGATGATGGTGATATTGATATTAATGCATCTTTAGTGCTTACAATGGAGTGTACTAATGATGCTAGTAATGAAGAGGCAGACAATGCTCTATCCACAA GTGATCAGAGAACTCCAGTGATTTCATTGAAGACTCAAGGTTGTTGGGAAAAAACTGGCCACGTGGCATTGAATAAGAAGGCAGCAGTAGATGAAGGAATGCCAACTTCTGTTTGTCTAGATGTGCAAAACTCTTCCTATCTGTCAAATGAGACAACAAGACTTGAGAAAAACACTTGCATTGGTGACACTCCAACAAATGAAGGTGCTGCTGCTTTGAATGATAATAGTGAAAGATGCACATCTGTACTTGAGGAGGTGAATAGCGTTGAAACAAGCTTCATTGTGGGCAGCGTTACAAGAGAAAGAGGTCATGATGATGTTGCTACCAATGTTTCTTTAACTCCTACAGTGGAATGTACCAATGATGCAGTCAATGAAGGGGTGGACAATACTTCACTCTTAG GTTGTAAAACAACTCCAGTGGCTTCTTTGAAGAGTCAAGGTTGCCAGGAAAAACAGCAACACATACCTTCAAATGAGAAG CCTTCAGGCCCGCCAAAGAAGCAAAGGTCTGCACTTGAAAAGTTGCGGGGTGCTACAAGATCTCCATTGACCAGCCCAGTTCCATAT GCCCATGACTCTCCGCTTACCCGTGGTAGGACCACGTCATTGTCAATGTCCACACCTGAATCTCTCAAACTGAGAAAAACCAGATCGG GTCGTGTAGTAGTACCCACATTGGATAAAGGATGTCAAAGGATTGTCTATGACAtg
- the LOC101765084 gene encoding uncharacterized protein LOC101765084 isoform X1, producing the protein MQPPPRTPVAPRASTPRRGMPPSLLSPSYSRRAFPATAASAAAAASAASDLDAAERPCVTMFEWWLTRVEGDDRKIAVGGLFERNQTVQEFAPATITKRYETCVVETEDGIVLLIRGSLNVSRTIANGYSSKVCENFMIGFPCWWQSCNLLYPKETGTGNSEVDSTRFYLEKFQLGERFHSHGTSLLSELLNSVRSYSRNDAAFQKSSHLPNGAPRFEEYTGDGDIAINENAAASNDDRERHEAACNEVYNVDMHMTACRALRERDGGYIDTHASLVLTVECPNDAANKEADSATPTSTCDQRKAQHVALSKKAASKQNEDVPTSVCLDVQNSYLPNRTPRFEEYTCDGDIATNENAAASNDDRERDEAVCNEVDNVEIHLTVDRALTERDDGDIDINASLVLTMECTNDASNEEADNALSTSDQRTPVISLKTQGCWEKTGHVALNKKAAVDEGMPTSVCLDVQNSSYLSNETTRLEKNTCIGDTPTNEGAAALNDNSERCTSVLEEVNSVETSFIVGSVTRERGHDDVATNVSLTPTVECTNDAVNEGVDNTSLLGCKTTPVASLKSQGCQEKQQHIPSNEKQPSGPPKKQRSALEKLRGATRSPLTSPVPYAHDSPLTRGRTTSLSMSTPESLKLRKTRSGRVVVPTLDKGCQRIVYDMDGAIVGVVGLDSPSPKGSKLETNARKKKNAEPAVAASYKLKTYARKKRRAE; encoded by the exons ATGCAGCCGCCCCCGCGGACCCCCGTTGCGCCGCGGGCGTCGACCCCTCGCCGGGGCATGCCGCCGTCGCTGCTCAGCCCGTCCTACTCCCGGCGCGCgttccccgccaccgccgcctccgccgccgccgccgcctccgccgccagcgACCTAGACGCCGCCGAGCGCCCCTGC GTCACGATGTTCGAGTGGTGGCTGACGAGAGTGGAAGGGGACGACCGGAAGATCGCCGTCGGGGGCTTATTTGAAAG GAACCAAACAGTCCAGGAGTTCGCTCCTGCAACCATTACAAAGCGCTATGAGACTTGTGTTGTTGAAACTGAAGATGGAATTGTACTTCTCATCCGTGGCTCACTCAATGTTTCGCGAACGATCGCCAATGGATATTCGAGTAAG GTCTGTGAAAACTTCATGATCGGATTTCCATGCTGGTGGCAAAGTTGCAACCTGCTTTATCCCAAGGAGACAGGCACTGGCAACTCAGAAGTGGATTCAACTCGATTTTACTTGGAGAAATTTCAACTGGGGGAACGCTTCCATTCACATGGAACATCTTTGCTCAGCGAACTTCTTAACAGTGTTAGGAGTTACTCACGCAATGATGCTGCCTTCCAAAAATCTTCGCATTTGCCAAATGGAGCACCAAGATTTGAGGAATACACTGGTGATGGTGATATTGCTATAAATGAAAATGCTGCTGCCTCAAATGACGACAGAGAAAGACATGAAGCTGCATGTAATGAGGTGTATAATGTGGATATGCACATGACTGCATGCAGAGCTTTAAGAGAAAGAGATGGTGGTTACATTGATACTCATGCATCTTTAGTGCTCACTGTGGAGTGTCCTAATGATGCAGCCAATAAAGAAGCAGACAGTGCTACACCCACGAGTACAT GTGATCAGAGAAAAGCACAGCAtgttgcactgagtaagaaggcAGCATCTAAACAAAATGAAGATGTGCCAACTTCGGTTTGTTTAGATGTGCAAAACTCCTATCTTCCAAATAGAACGCCAAGGTTTGAGGAATACACTTGTGATGGTGATATTGCAACAAATGAAAATGCTGCTGCCTCAAATGATGATAGAGAAAGAGATGAAGCTGTATGTAATGAGGTGGATAATGTGGAAATACACTTGACTGTTGACAGAGCTTTAACAGAAAGAGATGATGGTGATATTGATATTAATGCATCTTTAGTGCTTACAATGGAGTGTACTAATGATGCTAGTAATGAAGAGGCAGACAATGCTCTATCCACAA GTGATCAGAGAACTCCAGTGATTTCATTGAAGACTCAAGGTTGTTGGGAAAAAACTGGCCACGTGGCATTGAATAAGAAGGCAGCAGTAGATGAAGGAATGCCAACTTCTGTTTGTCTAGATGTGCAAAACTCTTCCTATCTGTCAAATGAGACAACAAGACTTGAGAAAAACACTTGCATTGGTGACACTCCAACAAATGAAGGTGCTGCTGCTTTGAATGATAATAGTGAAAGATGCACATCTGTACTTGAGGAGGTGAATAGCGTTGAAACAAGCTTCATTGTGGGCAGCGTTACAAGAGAAAGAGGTCATGATGATGTTGCTACCAATGTTTCTTTAACTCCTACAGTGGAATGTACCAATGATGCAGTCAATGAAGGGGTGGACAATACTTCACTCTTAG GTTGTAAAACAACTCCAGTGGCTTCTTTGAAGAGTCAAGGTTGCCAGGAAAAACAGCAACACATACCTTCAAATGAGAAG CAGCCTTCAGGCCCGCCAAAGAAGCAAAGGTCTGCACTTGAAAAGTTGCGGGGTGCTACAAGATCTCCATTGACCAGCCCAGTTCCATAT GCCCATGACTCTCCGCTTACCCGTGGTAGGACCACGTCATTGTCAATGTCCACACCTGAATCTCTCAAACTGAGAAAAACCAGATCGG GTCGTGTAGTAGTACCCACATTGGATAAAGGATGTCAAAGGATTGTCTATGACAtg
- the LOC101765084 gene encoding uncharacterized protein LOC101765084 isoform X3 yields the protein MQPPPRTPVAPRASTPRRGMPPSLLSPSYSRRAFPATAASAAAAASAASDLDAAERPCVTMFEWWLTRVEGDDRKIAVGGLFERNQTVQEFAPATITKRYETCVVETEDGIVLLIRGSLNVSRTIANGYSSKVCENFMIGFPCWWQSCNLLYPKETGTGNSEVDSTRFYLEKFQLGERFHSHGTSLLSELLNSVRSYSRNDAAFQKSSHLPNGAPRFEEYTGDGDIAINENAAASNDDRERHEAACNEVYNVDMHMTACRALRERDGGYIDTHASLVLTVECPNDAANKEADSATPTSTCDQRKAQHVALSKKAASKQNEDVPTSVCLDVQNSYLPNRTPRFEEYTCDGDIATNENAAASNDDRERDEAVCNEVDNVEIHLTVDRALTERDDGDIDINASLVLTMECTNDASNEEADNALSTSDQRTPVISLKTQGCWEKTGHVALNKKAAVDEGMPTSVCLDVQNSSYLSNETTRLEKNTCIGDTPTNEGAAALNDNSERCTSVLEEVNSVETSFIVGSVTRERGHDDVATNVSLTPTVECTNDAVNEGVDNTSLLGCKTTPVASLKSQGCQEKQQHIPSNEKFDILVHKRPCLAQLT from the exons ATGCAGCCGCCCCCGCGGACCCCCGTTGCGCCGCGGGCGTCGACCCCTCGCCGGGGCATGCCGCCGTCGCTGCTCAGCCCGTCCTACTCCCGGCGCGCgttccccgccaccgccgcctccgccgccgccgccgcctccgccgccagcgACCTAGACGCCGCCGAGCGCCCCTGC GTCACGATGTTCGAGTGGTGGCTGACGAGAGTGGAAGGGGACGACCGGAAGATCGCCGTCGGGGGCTTATTTGAAAG GAACCAAACAGTCCAGGAGTTCGCTCCTGCAACCATTACAAAGCGCTATGAGACTTGTGTTGTTGAAACTGAAGATGGAATTGTACTTCTCATCCGTGGCTCACTCAATGTTTCGCGAACGATCGCCAATGGATATTCGAGTAAG GTCTGTGAAAACTTCATGATCGGATTTCCATGCTGGTGGCAAAGTTGCAACCTGCTTTATCCCAAGGAGACAGGCACTGGCAACTCAGAAGTGGATTCAACTCGATTTTACTTGGAGAAATTTCAACTGGGGGAACGCTTCCATTCACATGGAACATCTTTGCTCAGCGAACTTCTTAACAGTGTTAGGAGTTACTCACGCAATGATGCTGCCTTCCAAAAATCTTCGCATTTGCCAAATGGAGCACCAAGATTTGAGGAATACACTGGTGATGGTGATATTGCTATAAATGAAAATGCTGCTGCCTCAAATGACGACAGAGAAAGACATGAAGCTGCATGTAATGAGGTGTATAATGTGGATATGCACATGACTGCATGCAGAGCTTTAAGAGAAAGAGATGGTGGTTACATTGATACTCATGCATCTTTAGTGCTCACTGTGGAGTGTCCTAATGATGCAGCCAATAAAGAAGCAGACAGTGCTACACCCACGAGTACAT GTGATCAGAGAAAAGCACAGCAtgttgcactgagtaagaaggcAGCATCTAAACAAAATGAAGATGTGCCAACTTCGGTTTGTTTAGATGTGCAAAACTCCTATCTTCCAAATAGAACGCCAAGGTTTGAGGAATACACTTGTGATGGTGATATTGCAACAAATGAAAATGCTGCTGCCTCAAATGATGATAGAGAAAGAGATGAAGCTGTATGTAATGAGGTGGATAATGTGGAAATACACTTGACTGTTGACAGAGCTTTAACAGAAAGAGATGATGGTGATATTGATATTAATGCATCTTTAGTGCTTACAATGGAGTGTACTAATGATGCTAGTAATGAAGAGGCAGACAATGCTCTATCCACAA GTGATCAGAGAACTCCAGTGATTTCATTGAAGACTCAAGGTTGTTGGGAAAAAACTGGCCACGTGGCATTGAATAAGAAGGCAGCAGTAGATGAAGGAATGCCAACTTCTGTTTGTCTAGATGTGCAAAACTCTTCCTATCTGTCAAATGAGACAACAAGACTTGAGAAAAACACTTGCATTGGTGACACTCCAACAAATGAAGGTGCTGCTGCTTTGAATGATAATAGTGAAAGATGCACATCTGTACTTGAGGAGGTGAATAGCGTTGAAACAAGCTTCATTGTGGGCAGCGTTACAAGAGAAAGAGGTCATGATGATGTTGCTACCAATGTTTCTTTAACTCCTACAGTGGAATGTACCAATGATGCAGTCAATGAAGGGGTGGACAATACTTCACTCTTAG GTTGTAAAACAACTCCAGTGGCTTCTTTGAAGAGTCAAGGTTGCCAGGAAAAACAGCAACACATACCTTCAAATGAGAAG TTTGACATACTGGTACACAAAAGGCCCTGCTTGGCACAGCTCACTTGA